A DNA window from Anaerocolumna sp. AGMB13020 contains the following coding sequences:
- a CDS encoding GtrA family protein, with product MKNNVEKLIKKLLNREMVVYAIAGVMTTAVNMVTYYLLCYGAVINHLIANIIAWIIAVTFAYYVNAGWVFRDKRSSIRDESVKMVKFFLARLFSLGVEEGGLLLFVSLLHFNNMAVKAGLAVVVIILNYICSKFYVFNGDKKTNILDSSRETTKSAMSLK from the coding sequence ATGAAGAACAACGTAGAGAAGTTGATAAAAAAATTGCTGAACCGTGAAATGGTTGTATATGCGATCGCCGGTGTTATGACCACCGCAGTTAATATGGTGACATACTATCTTTTATGTTATGGTGCAGTAATAAATCATCTGATTGCTAATATAATTGCCTGGATTATTGCTGTAACCTTTGCTTACTATGTAAATGCCGGATGGGTATTTCGTGATAAACGAAGCAGTATAAGGGATGAGTCTGTTAAGATGGTGAAATTTTTTCTGGCCAGACTATTCTCATTGGGAGTAGAGGAGGGAGGTCTGCTGCTTTTTGTCAGTCTGCTTCATTTTAACAACATGGCAGTAAAAGCAGGACTGGCTGTTGTTGTGATTATTCTAAATTATATTTGCAGTAAATTTTATGTTTTTAATGGTGACAAGAAGACAAATATACTGGATTCAAGTAGAGAAACGACGAAGTCCGCTATGAGCTTGAAATAA
- a CDS encoding ABC-F family ATP-binding cassette domain-containing protein, which produces MSILNVENLTHGFGDRAIFNNVSFRLLKGEHIGLVGANGEGKSTFMNIVTGKLMPDEGNIQWAKNVRVGYLDQHSVLDKGMTIRGVLKSAFSYLFELEKKMNDLCNLMADADSDSLMNIMEEFGTIQETLDNNNFYIIDSKVEEIGRALGLDAIGLDKDVTELSGGQRTKVLLGKLLLEKPDILLLDEPTNYLDTVHIEWLKRYLNEYDNAFILISHDIPFLNSVINIIYHMENAELNRYVGDYDKFLEVYEVKKAQLESAYKRQQQEINELQDFVARNKARVSTRNMAMSRQKKLDKMDVIELAKEKPKPEFYFREARAAGRFIFQTEHLVIGYDEPLSKPLTLTMERGDKVVLKGANGIGKTTLLKSIIGLIPPLEGKVSLGDYLYKGYFEQEMTGAKNNTCIEELWKEFPSYSQYEVRSALAKCGLTTKHIESMVRVLSGGEQAKVRLCKLINQETNLLLLDEPTNHLDVEAKEELKRALKEYGGSILLICHEPEFYEDFATKVWDCSNWSTKI; this is translated from the coding sequence ATGAGTATTTTAAATGTTGAGAATCTTACTCACGGATTTGGTGACAGGGCCATATTTAATAATGTATCTTTCCGCCTGTTAAAAGGGGAACATATCGGGTTGGTTGGTGCCAATGGGGAAGGAAAATCTACCTTCATGAACATTGTTACCGGAAAACTTATGCCGGATGAAGGCAATATTCAGTGGGCCAAAAATGTCAGAGTGGGGTATCTTGATCAGCATTCCGTTCTGGACAAAGGCATGACCATCCGAGGAGTCTTAAAATCTGCATTTTCCTATCTCTTCGAATTAGAGAAGAAAATGAATGATCTATGTAATTTAATGGCTGATGCGGATTCGGACAGCCTTATGAATATTATGGAGGAATTTGGTACCATACAGGAAACCCTTGACAATAATAATTTCTATATTATAGATTCCAAGGTAGAAGAAATTGGCCGTGCACTTGGTCTTGATGCAATCGGCCTTGATAAAGATGTAACCGAATTAAGCGGTGGTCAGAGAACTAAGGTGTTATTGGGTAAGCTGTTATTAGAGAAACCGGATATTCTCTTATTGGACGAGCCTACCAACTACCTGGATACCGTGCATATTGAATGGCTGAAGCGTTACTTAAATGAGTATGATAATGCCTTTATCCTTATCTCTCATGATATACCATTCTTAAACAGTGTTATTAATATAATTTATCATATGGAAAATGCCGAGCTGAACCGTTATGTGGGAGACTATGATAAATTCCTGGAAGTATATGAAGTCAAAAAAGCCCAGCTTGAAAGCGCCTATAAAAGACAGCAGCAGGAAATCAACGAACTGCAGGACTTTGTTGCAAGAAATAAAGCCAGGGTCTCTACCAGGAACATGGCCATGTCCAGGCAGAAAAAGCTGGATAAGATGGATGTTATCGAACTCGCAAAAGAGAAGCCCAAGCCTGAATTTTATTTTAGGGAAGCCAGAGCGGCGGGAAGATTCATTTTCCAGACAGAGCATCTTGTAATCGGGTACGATGAGCCCTTATCCAAACCTCTGACCCTGACCATGGAACGCGGTGATAAAGTAGTCTTAAAGGGCGCTAACGGTATCGGTAAAACTACTTTATTAAAAAGTATCATTGGACTGATACCTCCTCTTGAAGGAAAGGTATCCTTAGGTGATTATCTTTACAAAGGTTATTTTGAGCAGGAAATGACAGGTGCTAAGAATAATACCTGTATCGAAGAGTTATGGAAGGAATTTCCTTCCTATTCTCAGTATGAAGTACGTTCAGCATTGGCAAAATGCGGCTTAACAACAAAACACATCGAGAGTATGGTTCGCGTTCTTAGCGGCGGCGAGCAAGCCAAGGTTAGATTATGCAAACTGATCAATCAGGAGACCAATCTTCTGCTATTGGATGAGCCTACAAACCATTTGGATGTAGAAGCCAAAGAGGAACTGAAACGAGCGTTGAAGGAATATGGCGGCAGTATCTTGCTTATATGCCATGAGCCAGAATTCTATGAAGATTTTGCTACGAAGGTATGGGATTGCTCCAACTGGTCTACCAAAATTTAA
- a CDS encoding HD domain-containing protein produces the protein MITYREIKKIPQIRTYIQKADEALGALGYTEHSFAHVGIVAEKAKYILSTLGYPERTIELAQIAAYMHDIGNVVNRVDHAQSGAVMAFRILDRQGVEAEDIAVIISAIGNHDESTAFPVNEVAAALILADKTDVRYTRVRNRDLASFDIHDRVNYAVKEAETVINEDKTKLTLNLTIDTEFSSVMDYFEIFLDRMVLCKKAAQKLNLRFQLIINGQKIL, from the coding sequence GTGATAACTTATCGTGAAATTAAGAAAATACCTCAAATCAGAACATATATTCAGAAAGCGGATGAAGCCTTAGGGGCTCTGGGATACACAGAGCATAGCTTTGCCCATGTGGGGATAGTAGCTGAAAAAGCGAAATATATTCTATCAACTTTAGGATATCCGGAGAGAACCATTGAACTGGCTCAGATAGCAGCTTATATGCATGATATCGGTAATGTGGTAAACCGGGTAGACCATGCTCAGAGCGGAGCAGTTATGGCCTTTCGTATTCTGGACAGACAGGGTGTGGAGGCAGAAGATATCGCAGTGATAATCTCAGCCATTGGCAACCACGATGAAAGTACTGCCTTTCCCGTTAATGAGGTGGCGGCGGCCCTGATACTTGCGGATAAGACAGATGTGCGTTACACCAGAGTCAGAAACCGTGATCTTGCAAGCTTTGATATTCATGACAGAGTTAATTATGCGGTTAAGGAAGCAGAAACGGTAATAAATGAGGATAAGACCAAGCTTACCCTGAACCTGACCATTGATACAGAGTTTTCTTCTGTAATGGATTATTTTGAAATATTCTTAGATCGTATGGTACTGTGTAAAAAAGCTGCACAAAAACTAAACCTAAGATTCCAGCTTATTATAAATGGACAAAAGATACTGTAA
- a CDS encoding CYTH domain-containing protein, translating to METERKFLLNKLPEDLYYFPVKNIEQGYLCTNPVIRIRRSNEDYYMTYKSRLNVTKEDSVALVCEEVELPLTKEAYYHLREKTDLRLITKKRYLIPLEAGLTCELDIFEGELEGLIFAEVEFKSEKEAGKFKLPDWFGKEVTFDDRYKNNVLALTKDLSELNLEVLNT from the coding sequence ATGGAAACGGAGAGAAAATTTTTATTGAACAAATTACCGGAAGACTTATACTATTTTCCGGTTAAAAATATTGAACAGGGATATCTGTGTACCAATCCGGTAATCCGAATTCGCAGAAGCAACGAGGATTATTATATGACTTACAAATCACGGCTGAATGTAACGAAAGAAGATAGCGTTGCATTGGTATGTGAAGAAGTTGAGCTTCCTCTGACAAAAGAGGCATATTATCATTTGAGAGAGAAAACGGATTTAAGGCTTATAACCAAGAAACGGTACTTGATTCCACTGGAAGCAGGACTTACCTGTGAGCTTGACATATTCGAAGGGGAGTTAGAAGGCTTAATCTTTGCTGAAGTAGAATTTAAATCTGAAAAAGAAGCGGGAAAATTCAAACTGCCGGATTGGTTTGGCAAGGAAGTTACTTTTGATGACAGATATAAGAATAATGTATTAGCATTGACAAAAGATTTGTCAGAACTTAATCTTGAGGTATTAAATACTTGA
- a CDS encoding GNAT family N-acetyltransferase yields the protein MKNPYEICPTFETESFILRLVSEEDSEDLLKCYSDSKAQKFFNSDRCTGDFCIYTIEDMLQCTKAWLWAYSQQEFIRFAIIDKSLSKAIGTVEMFGYAGKYKIKTGILRVDVSSEYEKTDYLNEIFSVCNENFFDLFEVDTIATKAIPQAVERRNTLLKIDFCEGNSYEGEHYFLRSK from the coding sequence ATGAAGAACCCCTATGAAATATGCCCTACTTTTGAAACAGAAAGTTTTATTTTAAGACTCGTTTCAGAAGAAGATTCCGAAGATCTACTTAAATGTTATTCTGATAGTAAGGCACAAAAATTTTTTAACTCTGACAGATGTACAGGTGATTTTTGTATTTACACAATTGAGGATATGTTACAATGCACTAAAGCTTGGCTTTGGGCATATTCCCAGCAAGAATTTATACGCTTTGCAATTATAGATAAATCATTATCTAAAGCTATTGGAACAGTAGAAATGTTTGGTTATGCGGGAAAATATAAAATTAAAACGGGAATACTCCGAGTTGATGTTTCTTCTGAATACGAAAAAACGGATTACTTAAACGAAATATTTAGCGTTTGTAACGAGAACTTTTTTGATTTGTTTGAGGTTGATACGATTGCAACTAAGGCAATACCTCAAGCTGTTGAAAGGCGGAATACATTATTAAAAATTGACTTTTGTGAAGGCAATTCATATGAAGGAGAGCACTATTTTTTGCGTTCAAAATAA